Sequence from the Fictibacillus arsenicus genome:
TGCCATATGATACAAAGTACTATCATGACCTTTTTCGTGTAATTAATGAAAAGCAAATTCCAGTAGACAGAGCAAAAGCAGGCGTTCATTTTAAAATGGGATTTTCGGTAAAAGTTGAAATGCTCGCGCCAAAAGGCTCGTATTACAAACATATAAATGATTATTCAGCAGTTATTAAAATTCAGCACGGAAAAAAGAACTTTTTACTGATGGCAGATGCCGGTGCGGAGGAAGAAAAAGAAATTATGAGCCGCGGGGGAGTAAAGGCGGATGTTATAAAGATTGGTCATCATGGGGCAAACACCGGATCATCCATGGAGTTCTTAAAGAAGGTAAAAGCTAAAACCGCTGTAATTTCGGTAGGGAAGAACAACCCTTATCAATTTCCTTCTAAAGAAGTCCTGTATAGGCTGAACAATAGAAAGATGACTGTCTATAGAACAGACCAGCTCGGAGCAATCATCGCAACAAGCAACGGAAAAAAAATCATGTTCAGAACCAATGTGCTTCATTAAACTGCCAGACCAGAATCGGTTTTCTTGCGTCTTTATTAAAAATTTAAGAAAATAAATAAAAACGCGGTTAGGATGATTAGTATTGATTAAAGCACTCGTTTTTGATTTTGATGGTACGATTCTGGATACTGAAACTCAGCATTACAATGCATTTCAAGAAATGTATAAAGAACATGGAAGTGAGCTGCCTCTGGAAGTGTGGGGTGAATGCATAGGGACTCATTCTGGTTTTAACCCTTATGAATACTTAGAAGAACAAATTAACAAAAAGCTGAATCATGAAGAATTAAGGATAAAGAAAACAGAGCGAGCATTAGCCTTAATTAAAGAACAAAAACCGCTTCCTGGAATAGAAAACTATCTAAAAGCAGCTAAAGAGATGGGATTGAAGATAGGACTTGCATCCAGTTCTTCGCGGCAATGGGTAATGGAACATCTTGAAAGAATCGGTCTCAGCCATTATTTTGAAGTGATCAAAACAGCTGATGATGTCGAAAAAGTTAAACCAGATCCGGCATTATATCTTAAAGCGGTAGATGAACTAGGAGTTAAACCGGGAGAAGCAATCGCATTTGAAGACTCTGTTAATGGTTCTTTGGCTGCTAAAAAGGCAGGTCTCTATTGTGTAGCTATTCCAAACCCCGTAACAAGACATATGCAATTTGATGAAGTGGATCATCAAATGGAGTCGATAGCAGAGCTTGAACTAGCTGCACTTATACAGCTAGTTGAACAACATAAATTATGATTGAGGTTCAGGGAATCAATCATATAACCATAAGAGTTTCAGAACTATCTAGAGCCGTTCATTTTTATGAAAATATTTTAGGTGCAAAAATAGTGCATAGAGGGAATACAGATGTATACTTGGACATTAGCGGAATCTGGTTATGTTTACTGGAAATCAAAAAAGCAAAACCTAAACAAAAAGATCAACTCGGTGTGGATCACTTTGCTTTTTCGGTTTCTGAAAGAAACTTCCCTAAAGCTGCTGTTTACCTCAAAGAAAAACAAGTTATTATAACGAGGGGACCTATCGAAAGAGGCGGAGGATGGACGATAAGTTTTCTAGATCCTGACGGCAATGAACTGGAATTATTTACAGGTTCTCTTAATGAGCGTATGAAACAATGGAAGTAAACTGAACGAGTAAAGCAGGTTAGAGGAGTGGAATAGATGAGCGAGATCGATGTTTCAAAATTTGAGAAAAAGATAGAACTTAGAAATATACAATTTGAAGATATTGATGAAATTTTAAAACTGCAAAAAGTATGCTTTCCTGGAAACATGGAGCCTTGGCAGCGGGATCAGCTGGAAAGCCACCTTCGTATTTTCCAAGAGGGTCAATTCTGTGTAACGTATGAAGGGAAAATCGTCGGAAGCTGTTCGAGTCTGATGGTGAATTTCGATGAATATGATGATAAGCATACGTGGGATGGAATCACAGACAAAGGCTATATTACAAATCATGACCCAGAAGGCTTTAATTTGTATGGGATTGAAGTTATGGTTCATCCAGAATACCGCCGTATGAAAATAGGAGCCAGGCTTTATGAGGCACGCAAAGAGCTGGCTGAACAAAAAAACTTGAAGAGTATTATATTGGGCGGAAGAATTCCAAACTATCATAAGTATTCAAAAGAGATGACACCGAGAGAATATGTTCGTGAAGTGATCCAGCATAATATTTATGATCCTGTTTTAACGTTTCAGCTAATGAATGGTTTCACGATCATGCGTTTAAATAAAAGCTATCTGCCAGATGATAAGCAGTCTAAGGCATATGCCACTTTAATGGAATGGAACAATGTCGATTACATTCCGAATAAAACAAAGAAATATTTTAAAACAACTGAACCCGTAAGGATCACAACGATTCAATACATGATGAAATCAATCGATTCTTTTGAAGATTTTGCAACTCAAGTGGAGTATTATACGGACGTTGCAGCAGATCAAGGTTCAGATTTTGCAGTTTTTCCTGAATTACTTACAACACAGCTCTTATCATTTTGCGAAGAAAAGAGCCCAAGCTTGGCGATCCGTAAATTAACTGAGTTCACGGAGCAGTATATCGAATTGTTTACGAACCTTGCTGTAAGATACAATGTGAACATCATCGGGGGATCACACTTTGTCGAAGAAGATGGCGACATATACAATGTAGCGTATTTGTTCAGAAGAGACGGTACGATCGATAAGCAATATAAACTTCATATCACACCAAATGAACGAAAATGGTGGGGGATCTCTGCTGGAGATAAAGTACAAGTATTTGATACAGATTGCGGTAAAGTTGCTATTCTTATCTGTTATGATATCGAGTTTCCTGAACTATCCCGTATTGTTACGGATCAGGGTGCTAAAATTATTTTCACACCGTTTTGTACAGAAGACCGTCAAGGATATTTGCGAGTACGTTATTGTTCTCAAGCCCGTGCTATAGAAAATGAAATCTATACGGCGATTGCAGGAACAGTAGGGAACCTGTCACAAGTAGAAAACATGGACATTCAATATGCCCAGTCAGGTATCTTCACACCTTCTGATTTCTCTTTCCCAAGAGACGGTATTGTCGGAGAATGCCATCCGAATATCGAAACGGTAGTGGTAGGTGATGTAGATCTTGAAATCCTGAGAAGACAGCGTAAAACAGGCAGTGTTACGCTGCTTAGAGATAGACGTCTTGATTTATATAGTGTGATCCAAAAAGATAAGAGTAAATAAGCAAGGCTGTTTCGCAGACGTTGTTTAGAAGATGTTGATATCCGCTCCAGGATGCTCGCTTTCCGCGGGGTGGGCGGTGAGCCTCCCAGCGCTTTGCGCTTTTAGGAGTCTCACCTGTCCCACTGATCCCGCAGGACAAGGAAGGCTTCGAGAGCGTTACATCGCACGAAGAAAATTGATTTTCATTTTCGAGGAGTCTCGCACCTTGCGCTACAATCAACTTGTCGAGGAAGAAAAATGACAAAAGAGAAAAATTTAAGTAAATGCGGCAAACTTCAAAAAGCTTCCCGCATTTTTTCTATTTCTCGGGAAATATAACGAATCGTGTCGGAGCTAAGAAGAATTTTAAGAATAGATTTTATTTTTTATGATGAAAACGGTATAATAAAGGCCGTATTTAATAGATAGAGCAGGAAATAATCGATTAAAATCGAAACTTAAGAGAACAAACATCTATTCAGCTTCAAAAGAAAAAGGAGGCAGTACAATGTCCTGGGAGAAAACATATGAAAGATGGATACAGCATGAAGCACTTGAACAATCTTTAAAAACTGCATTAGAAGGAATTAAAGATAACAGGACAGCACTAGAAGACTGTTTCTATAAGAACTTAGAGTTTGGTACAGGGGGCATGCGCGGGGAAATTGGTCCTGGTACAAACCGAATGAACACGTATACGGTTCGTAAAGCATCACTTGGGTTAGCGCATTTTATAAT
This genomic interval carries:
- a CDS encoding ComEC/Rec2 family competence protein produces the protein MKKYNKSAAFVICFMLVLMLVPGKTAHADWFDPLKIHFLDVGQADCILVEAPNGQTMLIDGGDEHDAEEIITYLKREGITHLDIVVASHPHHDHIGSLDDVIRAFPVSVLYMPNLPYDTKYYHDLFRVINEKQIPVDRAKAGVHFKMGFSVKVEMLAPKGSYYKHINDYSAVIKIQHGKKNFLLMADAGAEEEKEIMSRGGVKADVIKIGHHGANTGSSMEFLKKVKAKTAVISVGKNNPYQFPSKEVLYRLNNRKMTVYRTDQLGAIIATSNGKKIMFRTNVLH
- a CDS encoding HAD family hydrolase, which translates into the protein MIKALVFDFDGTILDTETQHYNAFQEMYKEHGSELPLEVWGECIGTHSGFNPYEYLEEQINKKLNHEELRIKKTERALALIKEQKPLPGIENYLKAAKEMGLKIGLASSSSRQWVMEHLERIGLSHYFEVIKTADDVEKVKPDPALYLKAVDELGVKPGEAIAFEDSVNGSLAAKKAGLYCVAIPNPVTRHMQFDEVDHQMESIAELELAALIQLVEQHKL
- a CDS encoding VOC family protein; this encodes MEVQGINHITIRVSELSRAVHFYENILGAKIVHRGNTDVYLDISGIWLCLLEIKKAKPKQKDQLGVDHFAFSVSERNFPKAAVYLKEKQVIITRGPIERGGGWTISFLDPDGNELELFTGSLNERMKQWK
- a CDS encoding bifunctional GNAT family N-acetyltransferase/carbon-nitrogen hydrolase family protein, which gives rise to MSEIDVSKFEKKIELRNIQFEDIDEILKLQKVCFPGNMEPWQRDQLESHLRIFQEGQFCVTYEGKIVGSCSSLMVNFDEYDDKHTWDGITDKGYITNHDPEGFNLYGIEVMVHPEYRRMKIGARLYEARKELAEQKNLKSIILGGRIPNYHKYSKEMTPREYVREVIQHNIYDPVLTFQLMNGFTIMRLNKSYLPDDKQSKAYATLMEWNNVDYIPNKTKKYFKTTEPVRITTIQYMMKSIDSFEDFATQVEYYTDVAADQGSDFAVFPELLTTQLLSFCEEKSPSLAIRKLTEFTEQYIELFTNLAVRYNVNIIGGSHFVEEDGDIYNVAYLFRRDGTIDKQYKLHITPNERKWWGISAGDKVQVFDTDCGKVAILICYDIEFPELSRIVTDQGAKIIFTPFCTEDRQGYLRVRYCSQARAIENEIYTAIAGTVGNLSQVENMDIQYAQSGIFTPSDFSFPRDGIVGECHPNIETVVVGDVDLEILRRQRKTGSVTLLRDRRLDLYSVIQKDKSK